In the Flavobacterium sp. J372 genome, one interval contains:
- a CDS encoding GIY-YIG nuclease family protein — protein MKLFYVYILKCSDGSYYTGFTKDIEQRVLQHNTGLSLSAYTYARRPVELVWVETFTDPNIAIDFEKKLKGWSRRKKEALIKEDWDKLVAFSKNYTQFGKPKEDNE, from the coding sequence ATGAAACTATTCTACGTTTACATTCTAAAATGTTCCGACGGCAGCTACTACACGGGATTTACGAAGGATATTGAACAAAGGGTGCTACAACACAATACGGGCTTATCATTATCAGCCTATACTTACGCGCGACGACCTGTTGAATTAGTTTGGGTCGAAACTTTTACTGACCCAAATATTGCGATTGATTTTGAAAAGAAACTGAAAGGCTGGAGCAGGCGTAAAAAAGAGGCTTTGATTAAAGAAGACTGGGATAAGCTGGTAGCCTTTTCAAAGAATTACACACAATTTGGAAAACCTAAAGAAGATAATGAGTAA